Genomic window (Dolosigranulum savutiense):
AACCATTAAGCGAAAGGATGATTACTATGTTGCAAGAATACCAACGAATACTCGTCGCAGTTGATGGGTCTGAGAGTGCTAACCGTGCATTGCGAAAAGCTGTGGCTGTCGCCAAACGTAATGATGCCACGTTATTTATTACCCACGTGATTGATACACGCGCCTTCCAACCCTATGAAGCCTTCGACGCTAGCGTCTCTAAATCTGCTAAATCCGAAGCTAATTCAACCTTGAATGCCTGTAAGCTATATGCCGAAAATCATGGATTAACCGATGTTCGATTACTCTTAGAACACGGCTCGCCGAAGAAGTTGATCGCCCGTGACTTGCCCAATAGTTATGATATTGATTTAATTATGCTTGGCGCAACTGGACTAAATACTGTTGAGCGCTTCTTCATCGGCTCCGTCTCCGAAAATGTCGTTCGTTCCGCTCTCTGTGACGTTCTTGTCGTTCGAACTGATACGGAGAATAATTATGATGTTAGCCTCTAATAATTACCTATAACCGAATAATTTAAGCAGCTAGCTGTCTCTCTCTTAGAGATAGCTAACTGTTTTTTTATGAGGACATCCAGATCATAGCACCTTAAAGTGGATATTGTCACAGGCTTAGTGTACAATAATGAACATACGAAAGGATGATTATTGTGAGTTATGCACAAGTATGGGATTTAGAATCCGTCTTTTCTGGCGGTAGTAACTCCCCCGAATTACAAGAAAACATTGAAGCACTACAAACTGACATCGACTGTTTTGGTGAATTGGTGAAAAGCTGGAGCCCTGAAGAAGGCACTGTTCATGCCGATGAACTAGCAACTATCTTCAACTTATCTGACAGTATCTCCAATGGCCTATCACAAGGTTTTACCTTCTCGATGGCGCATCTATCAGCTAAGCAAGATGATCAACACGCACCCATTCATATAAACAAATTAAGTTTACTTGCCACTCAATTCAGCAATTATTCAACTGAATTGACGAAAAAAATGGAAATGATCAGCGAGCATGATTGGCAAGCTCTGCTCGAAGATGACCCATTCAAGTCCATTGCTTTTCGCTTAAATGAAGAACGCGACCAAGCCAAAGAACTACTCAGCTTAGATCTAGAATCAGCGATCAATCAATTATCAGTTGATGGATTCAATGGTTGGAGCGACATGTATGATGATTTAGTCGCTTCTGTGACCGTTAAAATTGAACGCGATGGTGAGCTAAAAGAATACTCTGCCGCCCAAGCTGACAACTTATTAACATCCGCTGAAACTCCTGAAGAACGCGCCAAAGTGCTTGAAGCTTGGGAAGCTGCTTGGCAAGAAAAAGCCCCCCTCTTCCAAACTGTCTTAAACCACTTATCCGGCTTCCGCTTAAATAACTATGAACTTCACGGAAAAGACAGTTACATGGAAAAACCACTCAAGATTAATCGGATGAAAGAAGAAACACTCGACGTTATGTGGGAGACCATTGATAAAAACAAAGACCGGATTGTTGATTTCTTGAATAAAAAAGCTGACTTAATGGGCTTAAACCAACTTGGATGGGCCGATGTTGAGGCATCACTCCCAGTCGAAGGAGCTGATTTAAGTGAATATGCCTACGATGAAGCAGCTGATTTTATTGTTAAAAACTTCCGTCAAGTGAGTCCACAAATGGCTGACCTAGCTCAACGGGCATTCGATGAAGCTTGGATTGAAGCAGAAGATCGTCCGAACAAACGACCAGGCGGCTATTGTGCCGACTTACCAGAGAGCGGTCAATCACGTATTTATATGACGTTCTCAGGTTCAGCTGATAACGTCTCAACACTCGCACATGAACTGGGCCATGCCTTCCATAGTCATGTCCTCCGCGATGAACCACGATTAAACCAAGAATATGCAATGAATGTAGCAGAAACGGCATCTACCTTTGCCGAATTAGTCGTCACAGACGCAACCATCCAAGCGGCAAATAGTGATGCTGAAAAGCTAACGCTCTTAGACCAGAAAAACTCGCGCGCAGCCGTCATGTTTATGAATATTCATGCCCGCTATATTTTTGAACGTAATTTTTATGATCAACGTCAAAAAGGTATCGTTACAACTGATCAGCTAAACGACTTGATGAAAGCAGCACAGCAAGAAGCTTTCCAAGATGCCTTAAGCTCATATCACCCAACATTCTGGGCGAGCAAAGGACACTTCTACAGTACGGATGTTCCGTTCTACAACTTCCCGTACACATTTGGTTTCTTATTCAGTCTTGGTATTTATGCCCAAGCTGAATCCGATCCAGATAGCTTCGAAGAACGCTACATTAACCTACTGAAAGATACTGCTAGCATGTCAACAGAAGAACTTGCTGCCAAACACTTAGATGTTGACTTAACGCAACCTGAGTTCTGGCAATCTGCCATTGATCTTGTATTAAAAGACTTAGATGAATTCGATCAACTTGCTGCTAAATTCGCGTAATCTTTCCCTCCCCTGCTCAATGAGTGCAGGGGATTTTTACTAGCTCAGAAAGTTGCTTTTAGTCCGAATAATCGGTATAATATAATAGATACACATTGTATATTTGAACTATAGAATGTAGGAGGAACAAGTAATATGTCAGATTATAGAGTGTTGTTGTACTATCAATATGTGAATATCGAAGATCCTGAACGTTTTCGTAAAGAGCATAAAGCCCTATGTGATCAGTTAGAATTAAAAGGTCGTATTTTAGTATCCGATGAAGGCTTGAACGGAACGTTATCTGGAACCGTCGAAAATACCCAAAAATATATGGACGCTATGCATGCTGATGAACGGTTTGCTGAGATGCCATTCAAGATTGATGAAGCTGACGAACATGCTTTCAAAAAAATGCACGTTCGTACACGCCCAGAAATTGTCAGCTTAAACTTAGGCGAAGAAGATGTTGATCCGAACCAAACCACCGGCCAACACCTTGAACCAACTGAATTCCGTGATGCTTTATTAGATGAAGACACCATTGTTTTGGACGCACGCAATGATTATGAATATGACTTAGGACACTTCCGTGGTGCCATTCGACCAGATATTCGTAACTTCCGTGAACTGCCTGACTGGATTCGTGAGAATAAAGAACAATTCATGGAGAAAAAAATGGTCGTCTACTGTACGGGTGGTATCCGTTGTGAAAAATTATCTGGTTGGTTGCTAAAAGAAGGCTTCGAAGATGTGGCACAACTAAAAGGTGGTATTCACAACTACGGAACCGATGAAGAAACCCAAGGCGAACTTTGGGATGGTAAAATGTATGTCTTTGATGAACGTATCAGTGTCGATATTAACCGCAAAGAAAAAACCATTATTGGTCGTGACTGGTTTGATGGCGAACCCTGCGAGCGTTACGTCAACTGTGCCAACCCATACTGTAACAAACAAATCTTGATGTCTGAAGAAAATGAACATAAATATTTACGCGGTTGCACACATGAATGCCGTATTCATCCAGAAAACCGCTACGTCAAAGAACACAACTTAAGTACTGAAGAAGTTCAAGAACGCTTAGAAGCAATCGGTGAAAGTTTACCAACCTTTGCTTAAGTGCCCTCTTCCCTACTAAACGATGAATAATTTCATCATTTAGTAGGGCTTTTTTTGTTCTTAAAGTTGGACTTGATGATGCCCCATTAAAAAAGTAGCACCCTTAATGGATGCTACTTGTAAATATCTTTTCGATGTCCAACTGCTAATGCTAATATAATTAGTTCTCTATCTCTCACATCACAAATGATACGATAATTCCCTACACGATAATGCCATAAGTCTTTATATTCCCCTGTCAGTGCCTGACCATGCTTTCTAGGATTATCTACACCATCCACATTAGCTTTCAACCACCGTATAATCATCTCAGCTACGGGAGGGTCTAACTTTTTAAGTTGCTTTCTAGCTTTGTTGCTTAACATTAACTGGTAGCTCATAAATTAATTCCTAACTCATCTGCCATATCCTCTAAGGTAAATGTCTGAGGGTCATTCTCATGCTCAGCTAACGCTTTAATCCCCACCTTGTAGTCTAGTTGATCTTCAATCTCTCTAATCAACGCTTGCTTAAATAATTGTGATACCGGTTGACCTGTCAATGAGGCATATCCATTAATTACTTGCTCTTCTTCTTTATTCAGTCGTACAGATACAATTGCCATTATTTACCCCTCCTT
Coding sequences:
- a CDS encoding M3 family oligoendopeptidase, which encodes MIIVSYAQVWDLESVFSGGSNSPELQENIEALQTDIDCFGELVKSWSPEEGTVHADELATIFNLSDSISNGLSQGFTFSMAHLSAKQDDQHAPIHINKLSLLATQFSNYSTELTKKMEMISEHDWQALLEDDPFKSIAFRLNEERDQAKELLSLDLESAINQLSVDGFNGWSDMYDDLVASVTVKIERDGELKEYSAAQADNLLTSAETPEERAKVLEAWEAAWQEKAPLFQTVLNHLSGFRLNNYELHGKDSYMEKPLKINRMKEETLDVMWETIDKNKDRIVDFLNKKADLMGLNQLGWADVEASLPVEGADLSEYAYDEAADFIVKNFRQVSPQMADLAQRAFDEAWIEAEDRPNKRPGGYCADLPESGQSRIYMTFSGSADNVSTLAHELGHAFHSHVLRDEPRLNQEYAMNVAETASTFAELVVTDATIQAANSDAEKLTLLDQKNSRAAVMFMNIHARYIFERNFYDQRQKGIVTTDQLNDLMKAAQQEAFQDALSSYHPTFWASKGHFYSTDVPFYNFPYTFGFLFSLGIYAQAESDPDSFEERYINLLKDTASMSTEELAAKHLDVDLTQPEFWQSAIDLVLKDLDEFDQLAAKFA
- a CDS encoding universal stress protein, translated to MLQEYQRILVAVDGSESANRALRKAVAVAKRNDATLFITHVIDTRAFQPYEAFDASVSKSAKSEANSTLNACKLYAENHGLTDVRLLLEHGSPKKLIARDLPNSYDIDLIMLGATGLNTVERFFIGSVSENVVRSALCDVLVVRTDTENNYDVSL
- a CDS encoding rhodanese-related sulfurtransferase; amino-acid sequence: MSDYRVLLYYQYVNIEDPERFRKEHKALCDQLELKGRILVSDEGLNGTLSGTVENTQKYMDAMHADERFAEMPFKIDEADEHAFKKMHVRTRPEIVSLNLGEEDVDPNQTTGQHLEPTEFRDALLDEDTIVLDARNDYEYDLGHFRGAIRPDIRNFRELPDWIRENKEQFMEKKMVVYCTGGIRCEKLSGWLLKEGFEDVAQLKGGIHNYGTDEETQGELWDGKMYVFDERISVDINRKEKTIIGRDWFDGEPCERYVNCANPYCNKQILMSEENEHKYLRGCTHECRIHPENRYVKEHNLSTEEVQERLEAIGESLPTFA
- a CDS encoding type II toxin-antitoxin system RelE/ParE family toxin, with protein sequence MSYQLMLSNKARKQLKKLDPPVAEMIIRWLKANVDGVDNPRKHGQALTGEYKDLWHYRVGNYRIICDVRDRELIILALAVGHRKDIYK
- the relB gene encoding type II toxin-antitoxin system RelB family antitoxin, translating into MAIVSVRLNKEEEQVINGYASLTGQPVSQLFKQALIREIEDQLDYKVGIKALAEHENDPQTFTLEDMADELGINL